The following coding sequences lie in one Cyanobacterium sp. Dongsha4 genomic window:
- a CDS encoding glycosyltransferase family protein — MNIALPYFKNLWTHHSNVIPISESQIKINQYFAVRKEQIFPQKLKIVLYSHDTMGLGHKRRNQLIAQTLEESGISGNILIISGMGEGNQFFSSSAIDYLTLPALYKSSNGQYQARHFDMSLKQITKMRSQLILTAMKNFQPDIFIVDNVPRGAINELNPILKYLRKKTKTKCILGLRDILDDPDVIKNSWQKNNYEDAIRKYYDQVWIYGDEQIYNSIQEYTFSSDIASKFHYTGYLDQTVRIQWYQKQHHKTDLHFPSESVALCMVGGGQDGGNLALAFAQSKLPKNTHGIIITGPMMPSSVRQQIQKYCEMPSQNGAVRSNLQVLEYVNEPTFFLKKADWVVSMGGYNSTCEILSFQKRALIVPRITPRKEQLIRTEILNKLGFVDMLHPQELSADALSQWFRQEKNHHQQTVNIDLDGLKRIPQLITEMVKNNKNSAKIFLKT, encoded by the coding sequence ATGAATATTGCCCTACCTTATTTTAAGAATTTATGGACACATCATAGTAATGTCATTCCGATTTCTGAATCCCAAATAAAGATTAATCAATATTTTGCTGTTAGAAAAGAACAAATATTTCCTCAAAAATTAAAAATAGTTCTTTATTCTCATGACACCATGGGCTTAGGGCATAAAAGAAGAAATCAGTTAATCGCTCAAACTTTAGAAGAATCTGGTATTTCTGGCAATATTTTAATAATTAGTGGTATGGGAGAGGGAAATCAATTTTTTTCTTCTTCTGCTATCGATTACTTAACTCTTCCTGCTTTATATAAGTCTAGTAATGGGCAGTATCAGGCTAGGCATTTTGATATGTCTTTGAAACAAATTACTAAGATGCGATCGCAACTTATTTTAACAGCAATGAAGAATTTTCAACCGGATATTTTTATTGTTGACAATGTGCCTAGGGGTGCAATCAATGAGTTGAATCCCATTCTGAAATATTTAAGGAAAAAGACAAAAACTAAATGTATTCTCGGTTTAAGAGATATTTTAGACGATCCTGATGTCATTAAGAATAGTTGGCAAAAAAATAATTATGAAGATGCTATTCGCAAATATTATGATCAAGTATGGATTTATGGGGATGAGCAAATTTATAACTCGATACAAGAATATACTTTTAGTTCTGATATAGCCAGTAAGTTTCACTATACAGGTTATTTGGATCAAACTGTCCGTATTCAATGGTATCAAAAACAGCATCATAAAACAGATTTACATTTCCCCTCAGAGTCTGTTGCTTTATGTATGGTAGGGGGAGGGCAAGACGGCGGAAATTTAGCTTTAGCTTTTGCTCAAAGTAAGTTACCAAAAAATACTCATGGTATTATTATTACAGGTCCTATGATGCCCTCTTCTGTGCGACAACAAATTCAGAAATATTGTGAAATGCCATCACAAAATGGTGCGGTGCGATCGAATCTGCAGGTGTTAGAATATGTTAATGAACCTACCTTCTTTCTAAAAAAAGCCGATTGGGTAGTGTCAATGGGAGGATATAATAGCACCTGCGAAATACTTTCTTTTCAAAAACGGGCTTTAATAGTGCCACGAATTACCCCTCGCAAAGAACAATTAATTAGGACAGAAATACTAAACAAACTAGGTTTTGTCGATATGTTGCACCCCCAAGAATTGAGTGCCGATGCCTTAAGTCAATGGTTTAGGCAAGAGAAAAACCACCATCAGCAAACAGTAAATATAGATTTAGACGGCTTAAAAAGAATTCCTCAATTAATCACTGAAATGGTCAAAAATAACAAAAATTCCGCCAAAATTTTCTTAAAAACCTGA
- a CDS encoding glycosyltransferase produces the protein MKQPCKIAYILKRYPRYSETFIVNEILAHESAGLAIDIFALRPPTDTHFQNIISQVRASVTYIQKPTQGRKSNFLNTLSPTPASYFWAELQETAQIIPDIWQKLPLATGERASVVYQALWLAREVRQRNITHLHAHFASVATSVTRLASHFTDIPYSFTAHAKDIYHKSVDFNDLHNKIRDSKITITVSDYNRQYLQENYGKVAQSVKRIYNGIDLAKFTYLSPENRPSKIISVGRLVEKKGLSILIKACDLLKQWGCDFSCQIVGGGELETSLKNQIEELNLSDKVILIGSRPQNEVCELVQNSAVFAAPYIVAKDGNRDGLPTVLLEAMALGTPCIGTDVTGIPELIKDGKTGLIVPQEDEKALAEALKQLLYKSDLRVKLAQSARHLLESEFDIHKNTALLRNIF, from the coding sequence ATGAAACAGCCATGTAAAATAGCTTACATCCTAAAACGTTATCCCCGTTACTCAGAAACCTTTATCGTTAATGAAATCTTAGCCCATGAATCCGCAGGTTTAGCCATCGATATTTTCGCTTTGCGCCCTCCTACCGATACTCATTTTCAAAATATTATTTCCCAAGTTAGGGCTTCTGTTACCTATATCCAGAAACCAACTCAAGGCAGAAAAAGTAATTTTCTTAATACCCTTTCCCCCACTCCCGCCAGTTACTTTTGGGCAGAATTACAAGAAACCGCTCAAATAATACCCGATATTTGGCAAAAACTCCCCTTAGCCACAGGAGAAAGGGCAAGTGTTGTCTATCAAGCATTATGGTTAGCCAGAGAAGTGCGTCAGAGAAATATTACCCATTTACACGCTCATTTTGCCTCGGTTGCCACTAGCGTCACTCGTCTAGCCTCTCATTTTACTGATATTCCCTACAGTTTTACTGCCCACGCTAAAGATATTTACCATAAAAGTGTTGACTTTAACGATCTCCATAATAAAATCAGAGATAGTAAAATTACTATTACCGTAAGTGACTATAACCGTCAATATTTGCAGGAAAACTACGGAAAAGTAGCTCAATCAGTTAAAAGAATTTACAATGGTATTGATTTGGCTAAATTTACCTATCTTTCCCCCGAAAATCGTCCATCAAAAATAATTTCAGTGGGGCGTTTAGTCGAAAAAAAAGGATTATCAATCTTAATTAAGGCTTGTGATTTACTTAAACAATGGGGATGTGATTTTTCCTGTCAAATAGTGGGGGGTGGAGAGTTAGAGACATCCCTAAAAAATCAGATAGAGGAACTAAATTTATCAGATAAAGTCATTTTAATCGGTTCACGCCCTCAAAATGAAGTTTGTGAATTAGTACAAAATTCCGCAGTATTTGCCGCCCCTTATATTGTTGCCAAAGATGGTAATAGAGACGGTTTACCAACGGTGTTATTGGAAGCAATGGCATTAGGCACTCCCTGTATCGGTACAGATGTAACTGGTATCCCTGAACTAATCAAAGATGGAAAAACTGGTTTGATTGTACCTCAAGAAGATGAAAAGGCTTTAGCAGAAGCATTAAAACAACTTCTCTACAAATCCGATTTAAGGGTGAAATTAGCTCAATCAGCAAGGCATTTACTCGAATCAGAATTTGATATTCACAAAAATACTGCTTTATTGAGGAATATATTTTAG
- a CDS encoding SDR family oxidoreductase: MKKTIVITGVSKGLGRALSEKFISLGHNIIGCSRSQNSIKDLQHKYPQHHFSSLDVSDDEQVKIWIQSFPDIPDLVINNAAVINYPAPLWEISAEDFSYLIDVNIKGTANVIRHVLPVMMKRKQGIIVNISSGWGRSTSPEVAPYCASKWAIEGLTQALAQELPSGIATIALNPGIIHTQMLDICFGDEAQYYTPINQWVEKAVPFLLKLSTKNNGQSLTIS, encoded by the coding sequence ATGAAAAAAACTATAGTTATTACAGGAGTTAGCAAAGGTTTAGGACGAGCTTTAAGTGAAAAGTTTATTAGTCTGGGTCATAATATCATAGGTTGTTCCCGCTCTCAAAATTCCATCAAAGATTTACAACACAAATATCCTCAACATCATTTTAGTAGCCTTGATGTCTCTGATGATGAACAAGTAAAAATATGGATTCAATCTTTTCCTGATATTCCCGATTTAGTGATTAATAATGCGGCGGTAATTAATTATCCTGCCCCCCTATGGGAAATTAGTGCCGAAGATTTCTCTTATTTAATTGATGTTAACATCAAAGGAACAGCAAATGTTATTCGTCATGTTCTCCCCGTAATGATGAAGAGGAAGCAGGGTATCATTGTTAATATTAGCTCAGGTTGGGGGCGATCGACCTCTCCTGAAGTAGCTCCCTATTGTGCCTCAAAATGGGCTATAGAAGGATTAACCCAAGCATTAGCCCAAGAATTACCTTCTGGTATCGCAACCATTGCCCTTAACCCCGGTATTATTCATACCCAGATGTTAGATATTTGTTTTGGGGATGAAGCTCAATATTATACTCCCATCAATCAATGGGTAGAAAAAGCTGTACCCTTTTTGCTGAAATTATCTACGAAAAATAATGGACAATCTTTGACTATATCTTAA
- a CDS encoding glycosyltransferase family 2 protein — MSNNHQDNYENQELDPITSFIDEFSDPEMEEEEFRSDFFQGLSGRRKKAAFALGVIWIVTVTLHLVSWSIWIMAILGIFVTIQALRLMFVASSVVETPELEKLPSVSLMVSAKNEEAVVAKLVKMLANVDYPQHLYDFWVINDNSGDRTGIILEELKQEYPQLKVLHRDSSAKGGKSGALNQAFLQTKGQIVGVFDADAIIPRDILLKTVPLFAEKKIGAIQVRKSISNSNDNFWTKGQSVEMSLDSYFQQQRIACGGMGELRGNGQFVRRLALESCGGWNEETITDDLDLTIRLHLDHWDIGILAHPAVEEEGVKGAIALWHQRSRWAEGGYQRYLDYWRFIISNRLNWQKKFDLLYFFMVQYIFPTAAIPDLIMVTTHHTYPLIAPLSSLTLFLAFWGMIIGLKRTNPEKEYKFADYLQLIQKSILGMIYMTHWFIVMPVTTGRMSIRQKRLKWVKTVHEGDKELAISNISN; from the coding sequence ATGTCAAATAATCACCAAGATAACTACGAAAATCAAGAATTAGATCCCATAACTTCCTTTATAGACGAATTTTCTGATCCAGAAATGGAAGAAGAAGAGTTTAGAAGTGACTTTTTTCAAGGATTGTCGGGAAGACGAAAGAAAGCCGCTTTTGCTTTGGGGGTTATCTGGATTGTGACGGTGACTCTCCATCTTGTTTCTTGGAGTATCTGGATTATGGCGATTTTGGGGATTTTTGTCACTATTCAGGCTTTACGGTTAATGTTTGTGGCTTCTTCTGTTGTAGAAACTCCTGAATTAGAAAAATTGCCTTCTGTTTCTCTGATGGTGTCGGCAAAAAATGAGGAAGCAGTGGTGGCTAAATTAGTGAAGATGTTGGCAAATGTGGATTATCCTCAACATTTATACGATTTTTGGGTAATTAATGACAATAGCGGCGATCGCACTGGTATTATTTTAGAAGAATTAAAGCAGGAATATCCCCAATTAAAGGTTTTACACCGTGACTCTAGCGCTAAAGGAGGCAAATCTGGGGCATTAAATCAGGCATTTTTACAAACCAAAGGGCAAATAGTCGGGGTATTTGACGCTGATGCGATTATTCCCCGGGATATTCTCTTAAAAACTGTGCCTTTATTTGCAGAGAAAAAAATAGGTGCGATTCAAGTCAGAAAGTCTATTTCTAATAGTAACGATAATTTTTGGACAAAAGGGCAATCGGTGGAAATGTCTTTAGATAGCTACTTTCAACAACAGAGAATCGCCTGTGGTGGCATGGGAGAATTGAGAGGAAATGGGCAATTTGTGCGTCGATTAGCCTTAGAAAGTTGTGGCGGTTGGAATGAAGAAACCATCACCGATGATTTGGATTTAACTATCCGTTTACACCTTGATCATTGGGATATAGGTATTTTAGCTCATCCTGCTGTAGAAGAAGAAGGAGTAAAAGGTGCGATCGCACTTTGGCATCAAAGAAGTCGTTGGGCAGAAGGAGGCTATCAGCGCTATCTTGACTATTGGCGCTTTATCATCAGTAACCGTCTCAACTGGCAAAAAAAATTCGATTTGCTATACTTTTTCATGGTGCAATATATCTTTCCTACCGCCGCCATTCCCGATTTAATTATGGTTACTACCCATCACACTTATCCCTTAATTGCGCCCTTGAGTAGTTTAACCCTATTTCTCGCCTTTTGGGGTATGATTATCGGCTTAAAACGTACCAATCCAGAGAAAGAATACAAATTTGCTGATTACTTACAATTGATACAAAAGAGCATCTTAGGCATGATATATATGACTCACTGGTTTATTGTAATGCCTGTTACCACTGGCAGAATGTCCATTCGTCAAAAACGTTTAAAATGGGTTAAAACAGTCCATGAAGGAGATAAAGAATTAGCTATTAGTAATATCAGTAATTAG
- a CDS encoding peroxiredoxin: protein MLKIGQKAPEFTATAVIDQEFKVVKLSDYLGKYVILFFYPLDFTFVCPTEIIAFSERYEEFSSLNTEILGVSVDSEFAHLAWIQTERKQGGIGDINYPLISDLSKEISKAYEVLDENAGVAARGLFIIDTEGNIQQITINNLSCGRSVDETLRNLKAIQHVHSHDNEVCPVDWQEGDKTMIPDPLKSKLYFESK from the coding sequence ATGTTAAAAATAGGACAAAAAGCACCAGAATTTACAGCAACTGCCGTTATTGATCAGGAATTTAAAGTAGTTAAACTATCTGATTATCTTGGAAAGTATGTAATTTTATTCTTTTATCCCCTTGATTTTACCTTTGTTTGCCCTACAGAAATTATTGCTTTTAGTGAGCGTTACGAAGAATTTAGCAGTTTAAATACTGAAATTTTAGGGGTTTCTGTTGATAGTGAATTTGCTCATTTAGCATGGATTCAAACAGAAAGAAAACAAGGAGGAATAGGTGACATTAATTATCCTTTAATCTCTGATTTATCTAAAGAAATTAGTAAAGCCTATGAGGTTTTAGATGAAAATGCAGGGGTTGCCGCTAGAGGATTATTTATTATTGATACGGAGGGTAATATACAACAAATTACTATTAATAATCTTTCTTGTGGACGGAGTGTAGATGAGACGTTGAGAAATTTAAAAGCCATTCAACACGTTCACTCCCATGATAATGAAGTTTGTCCCGTTGATTGGCAGGAAGGTGATAAAACCATGATTCCAGATCCTTTAAAATCAAAGTTATATTTTGAGTCGAAGTAA
- a CDS encoding YkvA family protein produces MKITPQAIYSLYSNAIRNPKYRNWIILGTLIYVLSPIDISPDIFPLAGQIDDFLLLSIMAIEVIQMVFNSQKKEEEKPAEKTVDVDAVSVE; encoded by the coding sequence ATGAAAATTACCCCCCAAGCAATTTATAGTCTTTATAGCAACGCTATTCGTAACCCTAAATATCGTAATTGGATTATTCTCGGCACATTAATTTATGTTTTAAGTCCTATTGATATTTCTCCCGATATATTCCCCTTAGCAGGACAAATTGATGATTTTTTATTATTATCAATAATGGCGATCGAAGTTATCCAAATGGTGTTTAATAGTCAGAAAAAAGAAGAAGAAAAACCAGCAGAAAAAACTGTTGATGTGGACGCAGTTTCAGTGGAATAG
- a CDS encoding DUF3318 domain-containing protein — protein sequence MTSYTTSSARAEMNELRRLKTLLPPELQSWVMIEASTEVNPPLVCTEELGKDEVEIQIDLAKWENLAIDQRNLLFWHEVARIQNDTIPREGWEMAALAIGLGGAVGELWVQDGLLLLLALALCGISGYRLWQKNNGEKNLKEAIEADEKAIQIATRFGYTLKNAYQSLGSAFKTLIEQTPNRSQRKKYEERLQALRRSAAKAKQQKTPEGGNQPLKTPSVRSRSSARMKNI from the coding sequence ATGACTTCTTATACAACTTCCTCCGCAAGGGCTGAAATGAATGAATTGAGAAGGTTAAAAACTTTACTACCGCCTGAGTTACAAAGTTGGGTGATGATTGAAGCCTCTACAGAAGTCAATCCTCCTCTAGTTTGTACAGAAGAATTAGGGAAGGATGAGGTAGAAATTCAAATTGATTTAGCGAAATGGGAGAATTTAGCGATAGATCAACGTAATCTTTTATTCTGGCATGAAGTAGCCCGAATTCAAAATGATACCATTCCCAGAGAAGGATGGGAAATGGCGGCCTTAGCTATTGGTTTAGGCGGTGCGGTAGGAGAGTTATGGGTACAGGATGGTTTATTGTTACTTTTAGCTTTGGCTTTGTGTGGTATTTCTGGTTATCGTCTTTGGCAGAAAAATAATGGGGAGAAAAACTTAAAAGAAGCTATTGAAGCCGACGAAAAAGCGATTCAAATTGCCACTCGTTTCGGATACACCTTAAAAAATGCCTATCAAAGTTTAGGAAGTGCTTTTAAAACTTTAATAGAGCAAACTCCTAACCGTAGTCAACGGAAGAAATATGAGGAGCGTTTACAGGCTTTAAGACGTAGTGCGGCAAAAGCAAAGCAACAGAAGACTCCAGAAGGCGGTAATCAGCCCTTGAAAACCCCCTCAGTGCGATCGCGCTCTAGTGCCAGAATGAAGAATATTTAG
- a CDS encoding hydroxysqualene dehydroxylase produces the protein MDRSKKIIVIGAGWAGLGATYHLVKQGFDVTLLEASPHAGGLVAGWKTAQGKSVEAGIHGFWYPYRNIFHLVKELNLEPFTPFTQSNQYSPYGLETTSPIFQNQPYLPSPLGTFVYPQFHRLPLCDRISALPLMYAVIDFDNSEEAWRRYDKITARELFRQYGVSSRLYHESFEPMLLVGLFAPGEQCSAAAALGMLYYFILAHQPDFDVVWCRGTVGEKIFQPWIEEIEKLGGKVVTNQRVTDIVVNEQGLATGVVCGDNFYEADGIISGVSVSGIKKIVSSSKSLNRYQQFRNLNNLGGIDVLAVRLWFDKKVNIPQPSNACFGFDRTTGWTFFDLNALHDQYQGEKGSVVEVDFYHANQFLSMTDDAIVERVHQYLKTCLPEFGMAEIIDSSVIRIPQGVTHFAPGSYQHLLKVQTAIPNLFMSGDWIITNHGSWSQEKAYVTGLEAANKVIEYFHQGKQADIIPVQKDEPHIEIARIINKNLRQVAEGFFPNFSL, from the coding sequence ATGGACAGAAGTAAAAAAATCATCGTTATCGGTGCGGGATGGGCAGGTTTAGGAGCAACTTATCACCTTGTTAAACAGGGTTTTGATGTCACTTTACTGGAAGCCTCACCCCATGCTGGAGGGTTAGTAGCAGGTTGGAAAACGGCACAAGGTAAGAGTGTAGAAGCAGGAATACACGGTTTTTGGTATCCCTACCGCAATATTTTCCATCTAGTTAAAGAGTTAAATTTAGAGCCTTTTACCCCCTTTACTCAATCTAATCAATATTCTCCCTATGGCTTGGAAACCACTTCCCCTATTTTTCAAAATCAACCCTATTTACCCTCCCCTTTAGGTACTTTTGTCTATCCTCAATTCCATCGTTTACCATTGTGCGATCGCATCTCTGCGTTACCTTTGATGTATGCAGTAATAGATTTTGATAATTCGGAAGAAGCATGGAGAAGATACGATAAAATCACTGCTAGGGAATTGTTTAGACAATATGGAGTCTCATCCCGTTTATATCACGAATCTTTTGAACCGATGTTATTGGTAGGTTTGTTCGCACCGGGTGAGCAATGTAGTGCGGCGGCGGCGTTGGGGATGTTATATTATTTTATCTTGGCACATCAGCCCGATTTTGATGTGGTTTGGTGTCGTGGTACAGTGGGAGAGAAAATTTTTCAACCCTGGATAGAGGAAATCGAAAAATTAGGGGGAAAAGTCGTCACTAATCAAAGGGTAACGGATATTGTTGTCAATGAGCAAGGATTAGCCACTGGGGTAGTTTGTGGAGATAATTTCTATGAAGCCGATGGTATCATTTCAGGGGTGAGTGTTTCGGGGATCAAAAAAATCGTTAGCAGTAGTAAGTCTCTCAATCGCTATCAGCAGTTTAGAAACCTTAATAACCTAGGTGGCATTGATGTTTTAGCCGTCAGACTGTGGTTTGATAAAAAAGTGAATATTCCCCAACCTTCTAACGCTTGTTTTGGGTTCGATCGCACTACTGGTTGGACATTCTTTGATCTTAATGCTCTTCATGATCAATATCAAGGGGAAAAAGGAAGCGTTGTGGAGGTAGATTTTTACCACGCCAATCAGTTTTTATCCATGACGGATGATGCCATTGTGGAAAGAGTGCATCAATATCTAAAAACCTGCTTACCAGAATTTGGGATGGCAGAAATTATCGATAGTAGCGTCATTAGGATACCCCAAGGAGTGACTCATTTTGCCCCCGGTAGCTATCAACACCTTTTAAAAGTGCAAACAGCTATTCCCAATTTATTTATGAGTGGTGATTGGATTATAACTAATCATGGTTCTTGGTCGCAAGAAAAAGCCTATGTAACTGGTTTAGAAGCGGCAAATAAGGTAATAGAATATTTCCATCAGGGTAAACAAGCTGATATTATCCCTGTTCAAAAAGATGAACCTCATATAGAAATAGCTCGTATAATAAACAAAAACCTACGTCAGGTAGCGGAAGGCTTTTTTCCTAATTTTTCTCTTTAG